The window TTGAAACAACTAACACAGATTCAgtagaatgagaaaaaagtcCCAATTGCTTCAACATAGAATAATGGTTTAGGTTTATCTACAACACCCTGCTTCCTTAGTTAAATCATATCATCTTAAAATGCTTTTCTAGAGAGCTACTACTACCTTGCAGGAATTTGTCGACTGCTCAAGGCATAAACTTCCGACCAAGCGAAAAATTTTAGCTGCTCGTTAGAAGGGACAATGAGTTCAATGTGTCACATCTTCCTTTTGAACTTCCTTTGAGCTTTCAAATCCACCACTATCACAGAGATGTTGTCTGCGCTTCCCCTTTTGAAGGCAAGCTTCGAGAGGTACTCTGCTGCCTCTTGTGCCGCTGGGTCACTCCCTGCCCCTCGCTCGCTGGTAAGCATTGTGCCATTCCTCTTGTGCCAGATCAGAATCCTCTTTCGCGCTAGATCACAAGCCTCCTCATTCGTCATCACATCCCATAGGCCATCACTAGCTATAATAAGGCATTCGTCTTCTTTTGTGCGAGGAACAAACATTACTTCTGGATCTGCAACCACATACGGCCTCAAGTATCGATCACCTGCACACGGGGAGGTGCTGCAACTGTTAATGGAGCTAAAGACGCAAGCCAGATAACGTATCCAAATACGAATATATTTAGGGAATATCGCCTATCGTTAGCTAAGGAACACCAATATGATCTTTTACAGTGGGAGGAGCGATATTCGTAGCATCATTTCATCATCTATGGGGTGCAAGAGAGTTTGTGGAAAGCTTTAGGCCACCAAAGAGTTTCTAGAGATGCTTATGGTGCTAAGGAATCACTTAAGCAATGGATCTTTAAAGCAATCATAAGAACATTATATGCAACTAACATATAGGATCACATTTGTTCAACATTTGCAATTAAACCTACATGATCACCCCACAAATGTTTTCCATCCTGGCTGAGCTTCAAGCCTCATTACTTGTTATATTGAATGACATGACAAAGTTTGAAGAGAACGCAATTGTAAGTGTAAGGACTAAGGACTAACTAAATGTATGCCACGCCACGTATGCAAAAAATTCCCTATGATCATGTTAGATATATGGTTTCAAAATTTAGTACTTTATCCTCAGATAGTCAATCTAGTGTAATGCTGGCCATGAATACATCTTTTTCGAGTAGTTGACCGTATCTCAAATTTGGATAAGAATAAAGATCGACGTACCAATGGATCTTGACACTGCAAGCACACCTGAAACACGATATCCATCCCAATTGATGACCTTGCCTCCTGCAGCTTCTATCCTTGCACATTCGTCTTCTCTATTTGGCTGGAAACAGGAATCAAATCATCGCGTTAGATCCATCATAGTATCCGCTGACAATGCATGAACATCTGCAAGATAATAGTTGGTCACGCCAACGACAAATCAAGAATAATAGCTACCTTATGATCCACAGATAATGGCATGGGAACCTTTCCCCGGTTCAAGACTGCCCTCGAATCCCCACAGTTTGCAACAATGATATGAGTGGAACAAACAATCGCAACTGCAGCAGTGGACCCAACCGATTCTGGGGTTATAGGCTCATGCAGGTCGGAAGCAATGTCACCAGCACCATCAGTTCTGGGGAACCCTCCTACTTCATTGTCTAATCTATGAAAGCACTTCTGAAAGATCTTAAGCCATTTCTCCTTCAAGTTGTGCTCACCATGTTCGACCTTCAAATTTTCCTTAGCTGCACCAATCTCGTCGGCTAAAGCTAGATGCATATGCTCTCTGCAGTAGTTAGCTACCTGTACACCAAAAAGTTCTATGATTACATCAAACCTACTAAACTAATAAATGGCGAATACGAAACACTTGACATTTTGAATCTTTACCTGGCAACCTCCATGCCCATCATAAACTCCATATACATGGGCAGTTAAGTCCTTGTATATGGAGCTAAAAAGTGGGGCGTCATTCAACATCTGAGGCGGAATCTTTAGGAATCGCGGAAGGGCTACAGCTGCGTCTTCCATTTCTGCTCTTCTACCACAAACAGATGTTAGTCCCCAAAGAGGTGGTAAACTAAAAGCAACAATAGGCttatttatcttcatttccTCAGTAATCTCAACGAGAGAAGCTGAAAAGGTCCTTTTAGGTTCTCTTATCTTGACAGCCTCACCGTTCTCTTCTAAAGAAACGAGATCATCAACTATCTCAGTTGCTATAGTTGCTACCCACGACTCCGATCTCTTGATACTCTGAGACATATTTCTCTTCTTATTTAGACAATCTTCAATGCAAATGTCATTAGGGATATCAGTCACACATTGAGAATCGAGAAACGGATGAACCGCTGGATCACCACCCTTGGACGTATCGAAGTTTGAATCTACCCTAATCAGAACCCCGTTGTGAGGAACATTACAACGAGAATGCCTATTCTCGGAGATGAGAGACATGGAAGGCAGCTTGGTCATGGATGGTTCAAGAAACAGATTTTTCGAAACGTTTGCTATAAGGTCAATCCCAGCAATGTCAACACACGTTGCATAGAGCGATTTTTCTTCGCCTATCAAGTTACTCAGATTAAGTGGAAGGGAAATCTCGTCCATCAATTCTTGGACAATTTGACCTATTTAAACACCACTGAGGTGTTCAAAAACGCTCTCTACACATCCGTGATGAAGCTAAAACCCTATTCAAAATTAAGGCTTTTAATAGAAATCAGAAAGAAGAGATAATGCAGATAAAGTCTCAACATAATAATGAAGACAAATGGAGATATTGAACAGAGAAAGATATTTGGCAGAGTT is drawn from Salvia hispanica cultivar TCC Black 2014 chromosome 6, UniMelb_Shisp_WGS_1.0, whole genome shotgun sequence and contains these coding sequences:
- the LOC125192417 gene encoding protein phosphatase 2C 7-like isoform X2, with product MEDAAVALPRFLKIPPQMLNDAPLFSSIYKDLTAHVYGVYDGHGGCQVANYCREHMHLALADEIGAAKENLKVEHGEHNLKEKWLKIFQKCFHRLDNEVGGFPRTDGAGDIASDLHEPITPESVGSTAAVAIVCSTHIIVANCGDSRAVLNRGKVPMPLSVDHKPNREDECARIEAAGGKVINWDGYRVSGVLAVSRSIGDRYLRPYVVADPEVMFVPRTKEDECLIIASDGLWDVMTNEEACDLARKRILIWHKRNGTMLTSERGAGSDPAAQEAAEYLSKLAFKRGSADNISVIVVDLKAQRKFKRKM
- the LOC125192417 gene encoding protein phosphatase 2C 50-like isoform X1, which codes for MDEISLPLNLSNLIGEEKSLYATCVDIAGIDLIANVSKNLFLEPSMTKLPSMSLISENRHSRCNVPHNGVLIRVDSNFDTSKGGDPAVHPFLDSQCVTDIPNDICIEDCLNKKRNMSQSIKRSESWVATIATEIVDDLVSLEENGEAVKIREPKRTFSASLVEITEEMKINKPIVAFSLPPLWGLTSVCGRRAEMEDAAVALPRFLKIPPQMLNDAPLFSSIYKDLTAHVYGVYDGHGGCQVANYCREHMHLALADEIGAAKENLKVEHGEHNLKEKWLKIFQKCFHRLDNEVGGFPRTDGAGDIASDLHEPITPESVGSTAAVAIVCSTHIIVANCGDSRAVLNRGKVPMPLSVDHKPNREDECARIEAAGGKVINWDGYRVSGVLAVSRSIGDRYLRPYVVADPEVMFVPRTKEDECLIIASDGLWDVMTNEEACDLARKRILIWHKRNGTMLTSERGAGSDPAAQEAAEYLSKLAFKRGSADNISVIVVDLKAQRKFKRKM